In the Leptolyngbya sp. SIO1E4 genome, one interval contains:
- a CDS encoding WecB/TagA/CpsF family glycosyltransferase, with translation MKIDISGIRIDCYSFDEVIELTVNHILSERKPRYIVTPNAHHIITLQNDAYFQSVYQDSFLSVPDGVPLLWAAKFLGTPLRGRVNGTDLFEHLCKVSAEKGIKVFLLGGRPGAADSAAKLLQERHPNLKIVGTYCPPYGFETDASELQTINSKIKSTAPDILFVGLGAPKQEKWIYENYQELEVPISVGIGVSFELVSNIVTRAPKIMQKLGLEWLFRLFMEPRRLWKRYIIGNTVFVWLILKQRLGLLNRTQPIQ, from the coding sequence ATGAAGATTGACATTTCTGGAATTAGAATTGATTGCTACTCCTTTGATGAAGTGATTGAGTTGACTGTCAATCATATTCTCTCTGAACGCAAGCCCAGGTATATCGTCACCCCAAACGCTCACCATATTATCACTCTCCAGAATGACGCCTATTTTCAATCAGTTTACCAAGACTCATTTTTGTCAGTTCCTGATGGCGTCCCACTTCTATGGGCAGCAAAGTTTTTAGGAACGCCGTTAAGAGGTCGAGTAAATGGAACCGACCTCTTTGAGCACCTCTGCAAGGTTAGTGCAGAGAAAGGTATTAAAGTATTCTTATTAGGGGGACGTCCTGGTGCTGCTGATTCAGCAGCTAAGCTATTGCAGGAAAGACACCCTAATTTAAAGATAGTCGGCACTTACTGTCCACCCTATGGTTTTGAGACTGACGCATCGGAACTGCAGACGATCAACTCAAAAATCAAATCTACTGCTCCCGACATTTTATTTGTTGGCTTAGGTGCGCCTAAACAAGAAAAATGGATTTATGAGAACTATCAGGAGCTAGAGGTACCCATATCGGTTGGCATCGGTGTCAGCTTTGAACTAGTCTCTAATATCGTAACACGCGCACCTAAAATCATGCAGAAGTTAGGTCTAGAATGGTTGTTCCGTCTATTTATGGAACCTCGTCGACTCTGGAAGCGGTATATCATAGGGAACACCGTATTTGTATGGCTGATACTGAAGCAGCGATTAGGATTGCTGAATAGAACGCAGCCTATCCAGTAA